The DNA region AACAATGAATTTTACTTTATTGAATTTTAATTTGATCAATTTCAATTTTAAATTACATGGAAATTTTAATGTATCCGGGGAATGGAAGGAAATGTTTCTCTGTATTTACCACACTTTTTATCGTTTCTCGTTCCCCGGGATCTTGTACCCGATGTATGAAGGATTCCTGCCACATTGTATTTTTATGGTATTTTCTCAGGATTCCAGAGTAAAGTGAAGGTTCTAGAAGGAGACATCCGGGACACAGAATTCCTGAATAGATCCTGTCAGGGAGTGGACCTGGTCATTCACACTGCAGCCATCATAGATACCACCGGCCGCATCAGTAAGGAGACCCTGATGTCCATCAATCTCCATGGTGAGAGCAGAAAATAGAACTGCTGTATATAGAGGGTATACGGACCAGATAGCAGCCAATACAATGGTGGTGGAGACAATATAATACAGCAATATACCAATCActagtgacatcatcacaggttataATCAAGTCTAGAAAGAGCTCATCAATTCCTACCATCGAGATAATGTCTACAACGAACCCTAATGTattgtgtaagaatataactactataatactgctcctatgtacaagaatataactactataatactgcccctatgtacaagaatataactactataatactgcccctgtgtacaggaatataactactataatactgcccctatgtacaagaatataactactataatactgcccctgtgtacaggaatataactactataatactgcccctatgtacaagaatataaccactataatactgctcctatgtacaagaatataactactataatgctgctcatatgtacaagaatataactactataatactgctcctatgtacaagaatataactactataatactgctcctatgtacaagaatataactactataatactgcccctatgtacaagaatataactgctataatactgcccctatgtacaagaatataactactataatactgctcctatatacaagaatataactactataatactgttcatatgtacaagaatataactactataatactgcccctatgtacaagaatataactactataatactgcccctatgtacaagaatataactactataatactgcccctatgtacaagaatataactgctataatactgcccctatgtacaagaatataactactataatactgctcctatatacaagaatataactactataatactgctcctatgtacaagaatataactactataatactgctcctatgtacaagaatataactactataatactgcccctatgtacaagaatataactactatgatactgcccctatgtacaagaatataactactataatactgctcctatgtacaagaatataactactataatactgcccctatgtacaagaatataaccactataatactgcccctatgtacaagaatataactactataatactgcccctatgtacaagaatataactactataatactgcccctatgtataagaatataactactacaatactgcccctatgtacaagaatataactgctataatactgctcctatgtacaagaatataactactataatactgctcctatatacaagaatataactactataatactgctcctatatacaagaatataactactataatactgctcctatgtacaagaatataactactataatactgcccctatgtacaagaatataactactataatactgcccctatgtacaagaatataactactataatactgctcctatgtacaagaatataactactataatactgcccctatgtacaagaatataaccactataatactgcccctatgtacaagaatataactactataatactgcccctatgtacaagaatataactactataatactgcccctatgtataagaatataactactacaatactgtccctatgtacaaggatataactactataatactgcccctatatacaagaatataactactataatactgcccctatgtacaagaatataactactataatactgtccctatgtacaagaatataactactataatactgccccctatgtacaagaatataactactataatactgccccatgtacaagaatataactactataatactgcccctatgtacaagaatataactactataatactgtccctatgtacaagaatataactactataatactgcccctatgtacaagaatataactactataatactgctcctatgtacaagaatataactactataatactgctcctatatacaagaatataactactataatactgccccctatgtacaagaatataactactataatactgccccctatgtacaagaatataactactataatactgccccctatgtacaagaatataactactataatactgcccctatgtacaagaatataactactataatactgtcccctatgtacaagaatataactactataatactgctcctatatacaagaatataactactataatactgcccctatgtacaagaatataactactataatactgtccctatgtacaaggatataactactataatactgcccctatatacaagaatataactactataatactgcccctatgtacaagaatataactactataatactgctcctatatacaagaatataactactataatactgcccctatgtacaagaatataactactataatactgtccctatgtacaaggatataactactataatactgcccctatgtacaagaatatactataatactgtccctatgtacaagaatataactactataatactgccccctatgtacaagaatataactactataatactgcccctatatacaagaatataactactataatactgcccctatatacaagaatataactactataatactgccctctatgtacaagaatataaatactataatactgcccctatgtacaagaatataactactataatactgcccctatatacaagaatataactactataatactgcctccatgtacaagaatataactactataatactgcccctatgtacaagaatataaatactataatactgcccctatgtacaagaatataactactataatactgtccctatgtacaagaatataactactataatactgcccctatatacaagaatataactactataatactgcctccatgtacaagaatataactactataatactgcccctatgtacaagaatataaatactataataccgcCTCTTTCATGTTTCTCTTGTTTTTAGTTGTTCTCTTTCTCTTTTTCCCTtgctctctttttctctctttcttccatatcattttttcctctgtttttctctttttttactcATTTTTTCTCCTGTTTCAGGCACCCAGCGCCTCTTGGAGTGTTGCGTGCAGAACAACGTGCGGTATTTTATATACACCAGCAGTATGGAGGTTGTGGGGCCAAACACAAGTGGGGTCCCCATAGTGAACGGACACGAGGAGCTGGAGTATGAGAGTACACTGGGGTTCTGCTATGGAGAAAGTAAGAAGCAGGCGGAGCGGGCCGTGCTGCGAGCCAGTGGTCGTGATCTCCACAATGGAGGGTCCCTTGTGACCTGCTCACTGCGGCCCACCTATATATTTGGTGAAGGGTCCCAATTTCTCCAGCTGCACCTGGACCAGGCACTCCAGAACGGGGGCATCTTTCACCGAATCTCCAAGAAAGAAGCGTTGGCCAATCCAGTCTACGTGGGGAACGTGGCGTGGGCCCATGTCATGGCAGCTCGGGCAATGAATGACCCAGACACAGCCAAGAAGATGGCAGGAAATGTCTACTACGTCTGTGATGACACCCCCCACATGAGCTACTCAGACCTGAACCATGCTCTGGGCAGGGACCTGGGCCTGGGGGTGGAGGGTCAGCTGGCCATGCCCTATCCGCTGCTCTACTTTGTGGCCTCATTGATGGAGTTGGCCAGTTTTCTGCTTCGTCCTTTCTTCAGATTTGTGCCGCCGATCACCAGACACCTGCTGATCCTACTGAACACCACCTTCACCTTCTCCTACAAGAAAGCCCACATGGATTTGGGGTACAAGCCGCGCTACAGCTGGGAGGTGGCCAGAAGGCTGACCTCCACATGGATGGCCTCCGTAGTGCGCCAACGCAAGGAGGAGCTCAAAATAAAGTAGAAAGCAGAATTTGAGCTGGAAATGTTCCTCGTGGGTGGGATATGAACTCCAGACACTCCCCCGAGGAAGCTGTTGGTGTTTGTAGACAGGAGGCAGTGCTTAGTTATCTGCTTTTATTGCAATTGCTCTTCATAATAAAGTAAAGTAAACATCAGCTTTGTGTCATCTTTGTTATGTGGTCTCTCTGTATCTGGGAAAGCTACGTGGTCTCCCACCCAGGGTCCGGCGTCTCCAGAACTGATGGTGTTCTTTCTAGGAAGTAAATATCTGCAACTTACCAGTTTTTGTACCAATTCCCCACAAATTGCAAAATCTCTGCTTGTTTCCCTGGAGCGTATATCAATCTGTCCTGGTCCTGTTCTTACAGGTGCTGAGCTCGTTACTGGTGCTCCGCTCATTACTGGTGCGCGGCTCGTTACTGGTGCTGAGCTCGTTACTGGTGCTCGGCTCATTACTGGTGCTCGGCTCATTACTGGTGCTCGGCTCATTACTGGTGCTTGGTGCTCGGCTCATTACTGGTGCTTGACTCATTACAGGTGCTCGTCTCGTTACAGGTGCTCGGCTCATTACTGGTGCTCGGCTCATTACTGGTGCTCGGCTCATTACTGGTGCTTGACTCATTACAGGTGCTCGGCTCGTTACAGGTGCTCGGCTCATTACAGGTGCTCGGCTCATTACTGGTGCTCGGCTCATTACTGGTGCTCGGCTCATTACTGGTGCTCGGCTCATTACTGGTGCTCGGCTCGTTACAGGTGTACGAATCATTACAGGTGCGTGGCTCATTACAGGTGCGCGGCTCGTTACTGGTGCTCGGCTCATTACAGGTGCTCAGCTCGTTACAGGTGCTCGGCTCATTACTGGTGCTCGGCTCATTACAGGTGCTCGGCCCATTATAGGTGCTCGGCTCATTACTGGTGCTCGGCTCATTACAGGTGCTCAGCTCGTTACAGCTGCTCGGCTCATTACTGGTGCGCGGCTCATTACAGGTGCAGGGCTTATTACAGGTGCTCGGCTCATTACTGGTGCGCGGCTCATTACAGGTGCTCGGCTCATTACTGGTGCTCGGCTCATTACTGGTGCTCGGCTCATTACTGGTGCTCGGCTCATTACTGGTGCTCGGCTCATTACTGGTGCTCGGCTCATTACTGGTGCTCGGCTCATTACAGGTGCTCGGTTCGTTACAGGTGCGCGGCTCGTTACAGGTGCAGGGCTCATTACTGGTGCTCGGCTTATTACAGGTGCTCGGCTAATTACTGGTGCTCGGCTCATTACTGGTGCTCGGCTCATTACAGGTGCGCGGCTCATTACTGGTGCTCGGCTCATTACTGGTGCTCGGCTCATTACTGGTGCTCGGCTCATTACAGGTGCGCGGCTCATTACTGGTGCTCGGCTCATTACTGGTGCTTGGCTCATTACAGGTGCTCGGCTCATTACTGGTGCTCGGCTCATTACTGGTGCGTGGCTCATTACTGGTGCGCGGCTCATTACAGGTGCTCGACTCGTTACAGGTGCACGGCTCGTTACAGGTGCGCGGCTCATTACAGGTGCGCGGCTCATTACAGGTATGCGGCTCGTTACTGGTGCTCGGCTCATTACAGGTGCGCAGCTCATTACAGGTGCACGGCTCATTACTGGTGCTCGGCTCATTACAGGTGCACGGCTCATTACAGGTGCGCGGCTCATTACAGGTGCGCGGCTGATTACTGATGCTCAGTTCGTTACAGGTGCGCGGCTCATTACTGGTGCTCGGTTTGTTACAGCTGCGTGGCTCGTTACAGGTGCTCGACTTGTTACAGGTGTGCGGCTCATTACAGGTGCGCGGCTCATTACAGGTGCTTAGCTCATTACAGGTGCTTAGCTCATTACAGGTGCGCGGCTCATTACTCGTGCTCAGCTCATTACAGGTGCGCGGCTCATTACAGGTGCGCGGCTGATTACTGATGCTCAGTTCGTTACAGGTGCGCGGCTCATTACTGGTGCTCGGTTTGTTACAGGTGCGCGGCTCGTTACAGGCGCTCGACTTGTTACAGGTGCGCGGCTCATTACAGGTGCGCGGCTGATTACTGATGCTCAGTTCGTTACAGGTGCGCGGCTCATTACTGGTGCTCGGTTTGTTACAGGTGCGCGGCTCGTTACAGGTGTGCGGCTCATTACAGGTGCTCGACTCGTTACAGGTGTGCGGCTCATTACAGGTGCTCGGCTCATTACTCGTGCTCAGCTCATTACAGGTGCGCGGCTGATTACTGATGCTCAGTTCGTTACAGGTGCGCGGCTCATTACTGGTGCTCGGTTTGTTACAGGTGCGCGGCTCGTTACAGGTGTGCGGCTCATTACAGGTGCTCGACTCGTTACAGGTGCGCGGCTCATTACAGGTGCGCGGCTCATTACAGGTGCGCGGCTTGTTACAGGTGCGCGGCTCGTTACAGGTGTGCGGCTCATTACAGGTGCTCGACTCGTTACAGGTGCGCGGCTCATTACAGGTGCGCGGCTCGTTACAGGTGCTCGACTCGTTACAGGTGCGCGGCTCGTTACAGGTGCGCGGCTCATTACAGGTGCTCGACTCGTTACAGGTGCGCGGATCGTTACAGGTGCGCGGCTCATTACAGGTGCTCGACTCGTTACAGGTGCGCGGCTCGTTACAGGTGCGCGGCTCATTACAGGTGCGCTGCTCGTTACAGGTGCTCAGCTGATTACTGATGCTCGGCTCGTTACAGGTGTGTGGCTCGTTACAGATGTGGCGCTGTGATCAGAGCATCCATGACACAATCAGGACAGATTCACCCACTGGCAGTGAAGAATAATGGCTGCCATTTACAGAGTGGAAGCAGAGATCTTAAAACTGAGTAGAAATGACACTGAAAGTGTAAAGATAAATGACAGAACTTTCCTTATACAAAGATCCTGGAAAGAAGCGGCAACATGGAGGAGCCCTGTAAGCAACAGTGCAAGATGTAACAAGGGAAGGGTTAATGAGGAACAGCTGCACCCGCCCGAATATTGTGTCCATACTGACCCCCAATGTAGTGAACAGGACTGACTGCAGCGCCACACACAACAACCGCTGCCGCAAGAAGAGAAATGTAGATAGCAAACTAAAATACAGAGAATAACAATAAATGATCCTTGGGCCGTTCTAACAaacagcagtgtctgcatttgtctttactatTTTTATGACGCTTtatcattcctgtgaatcactgacCTAACATTTAGTTGTTACCCACagatttttagaactgcttcacatctatgttgcatagagacAACCAATCTCTGGCCCCtatcacctgttattccagcccaagATGTTtgcgggtggtggagagggcaatgatggaggtgggggagagggcaatgataggagtggtgggggagaaagcaatgatggaggtggtgatgaggacaatgatggaggtggaggggggctgcattaaaccctatgtggggggctgcatcatattttatgagggggctacattgtattctgtgggggagctgcattatattctgtgtggggctgcattattttctcagggggctatattatattctgggggctgcattacgctatatgaggggggctgcattatgccctatgagggggataCAGTATGTTctatggggtctgcattatacctaatgagggggttgcattatactctgagggggctacattatattctgtggggggctgcattataccttatgagggggctacattatattctatgaggggggctgcattatattctatgacgggggctacattatattctatgaggggggctgcattatattctatgagggggtctacattattttctatgagggggttactttatattctatgagggggctacattatattatatgagggggctgcattatattctatgagggggttactttatattctatgagggggctacattatattctatgagggggttactttatattctatgaggggggctacattatattctatgagggggttactttatattctttgaggggggctacattatattctatgagggggttactttatattctatgagggggactgcattatattccatgagaggggtacattatattctatgagggggttactttatattctatgagggggctacattatactctatgaggggggctaccccaacccttgctatatAATTGGGGGATACAGTATGTTctatggggtctgcattatacctaatgagggggttgcattgtactctgagggggctacattatattctgtgggaggctgcattatattatatgacaggggctacattatattctatgagggggttactttatattctatgagggggctacattatattatatgaagggggtacattatattctatgacgggggctacattatattctatgagggggttactttatattctatgagggggctacattatattatatgaggggggctgctttatattctatgagggggttactttatattctatgaggggggctacattatattctatgagggggttactttatattctatgagggggctacattatattatatgagggggctgcattaaattctatgagggggttactttatattctatgaggggggcaacattatattctatgagggggttactttatattctatgagaggggctacattatattatatgaggggggatacattatattctatgaggggggctacattataatctatgagggggttactttatattctatgagggggctacattatactctatgagggggctaccccaacccttgctacataattgggGGATACAGTATGTTatatggggtctgcattatacctaatgagggggttgcattgtactctgagggggctacattatattctgtgggaggctgcattatattctatgacaggggctacattatattctatgagtgggttactttatattctatgagggggctacattatattatatgaggggggctgcattatattctatgagggggttactttatattctatgaggggggctacattatattctatgagggggttactttatattctatgagggggctacattatattctatgagggggttactttatattctatgagggggctacattatattctatgagggggttactttatattctatgagaggggctacattatattatatgaggggggctacattatattctatgagggggggctacattataatctatgagggggttactttatattctatgggggggctacattatactctatgagggggttactttatattctatgaggggggctacattatattcaatgagggggttactttatattctatgagaggcgctacattatattctatgaggggggctacattatattctatgaggggggctacattatattctatgagggggttactttatattctatgggggggtacattatattctatgaggggggctacattatattctatgagggggttactttatattctatgaggggggctacattatattctatgaggggggtacattatattctatgaggtggttacttcatattctatgagggggactgcattatattccatgagagtggtacattaaattctatgagggggctacattatactctatgagggggctacattatattctatggggggcttcgtTATAtcatatgaggggctgcattatattttgtggtgggctacattatgccctatgagtgatgctgcattatattctatgagggggactgcattatattccatgagaggggtacattatattctatgagggggctactttatattctatgagggggctaccccaacccctgctacataattaagacgtgtactaccttatattctactctgatattagcatgttttaccgcacaattggtggtcttgtatttatttctatgtagctatagtgggccccaagaatgattttctcttgtgggcccaaggtgctccagtccgacgctgcacgcATCCATGACAATCATGgctctgagaatgagatccgtgatGGTCAGAACAGGACATGCTCAGTGGGTCTGTAAAAACACACAGcacctagtgatgggcagtccagcTCTTTTTGAATCCTAAATGGATCCATATGGATCAATATGTGAACCCATAATTATGCTGACGTAATGcatccgaaaccccacccaccagtGGCAGAAACTCCACCCACTTGCTAGTAACCAATTGATGAGTGGGTGGGGTTTTGTTCGGGTGGGCGGAGTTAGTCTGCTGAACACCGGATTTTGCGCCCAGTGAGCCATTCAGAGAATTCAGTGTCTCTCACTggggtgccggctcccatcgttcacagcagggagccggatcTTTGTACCGGATCGTTCACAAACGACCCATCACTACAGCACACCGACACTGCGCACAGATACAGGGATAGTAAAGAAGGAGAAAAGAGGAGTTTCttggttaaaaaatatatatttttattattagttacatataatagataaataatgcAAAAAGTACGAAAATAATAATATTAAGGTGCACAAGGACGGAAAAGGTCGACCGCTGGTGCCAATCACCCTGAAACATATGCTTTGAGCTGGCAAAAAAACGCTTCTCAATCAGATGAACAATGTCAGCAAATGTCAATATAAAAAGGTAATTATGCTGAGAGCAGCGCTTACCAGTGTATGTAGGGAGTCGAGGACATCGGGCTGGATCAggaaaaccccaacgcgcgttttgcttgTTTATATCCCCTTGACTGTATAaacaagcgaaacgcgcgttggggttttccTGATCCAGCCCGATGTCCTCGACTCTCTACATACACTGGTAAGCGCTGCTCTCAGCATAATTACCCTTTTATATTGTCATTTCACATTTGCTGACATTGCTCATTGGATTGAGAAGCATTTTTTGCCAGCGCAAATCACATGTTTCAGGGTGTTGATTAGCACCGGTGGTCGACCTTTTCCGTCCTTGTGCaccttaatattattattattttgtactttttgcattatttatctattatatgtAACTAGAAATATATCTTCTTTTAACCAAGAAACTCCTCTTTTCTCCTTCTTTACTAAGTTAGTATGGAGTTGTTTGTTTCCCTGGTTTGGGGGATTTCTTGCACAATTTAGTGCAATTCTCTTGCAACAAAATGCAACCTGGTATTGTTCTCACAGATACAGGGATGTGGCCTTATTATATCTCCATGTCATCACCAATGGGACACAATCAGGATCATTCTGCAAAACAGACCCAGTATTATCTAAACTTCTCCCCAAGTC from Ranitomeya variabilis isolate aRanVar5 chromosome 3, aRanVar5.hap1, whole genome shotgun sequence includes:
- the LOC143817879 gene encoding 3 beta-hydroxysteroid dehydrogenase/Delta 5-->4-isomerase-like, which encodes MSGALAGVSCLVTGASGFVGHRIVQMLLEEEDDLGELRAMDKTLSVQLLHTCDRFQSKVKVLEGDIRDTEFLNRSCQGVDLVIHTAAIIDTTGRISKETLMSINLHGTQRLLECCVQNNVRYFIYTSSMEVVGPNTSGVPIVNGHEELEYESTLGFCYGESKKQAERAVLRASGRDLHNGGSLVTCSLRPTYIFGEGSQFLQLHLDQALQNGGIFHRISKKEALANPVYVGNVAWAHVMAARAMNDPDTAKKMAGNVYYVCDDTPHMSYSDLNHALGRDLGLGVEGQLAMPYPLLYFVASLMELASFLLRPFFRFVPPITRHLLILLNTTFTFSYKKAHMDLGYKPRYSWEVARRLTSTWMASVVRQRKEELKIK